The DNA region CAGCGGCAGCCAGGCATAGATGCCGGCGCTGGTCTGGCGGATCATCCCGGCCCGCAGCATCAGGCGGTGCGAGACGATCTGCGCCTCGGTCGGGGTCTCCTTGAGGGTCGGCATGAAGAAGCTGGACAGCCGCATGGCTCTGCTCTCGTGTGCGAGGTGTTCGACAAGGCCGCGCCGACATGGCTCTTGCGAACAGGAGCGGATGCGGGCGGCGGGTGAGCGACTTTAGGAAGGTCGCCCGCACTTGTCCACTGTAAGCCCCCCGCCCAGAGGTCCGCCCAGGGCTCCGAATCCGTGTTAACGGATATTAACGTCGAGGATAGCGTTGAGGTAATCGGTGTCCCAGCCTGCCAGCTTCCTGCGGAGCTTGATGCTGGTGGGTCTGGGAGTGGCGGCCGGCTTTTTGGTGGCGCGCCGTAATCCGGAGCGCGGCCGGGCGGGTTCGGCGGCCTTGCGGACGAGGTTGATGGCGAAGTGGCGGACGACGGCCATGTTCAGGGCGCCGTGGCCTTTGCGCAAGCGGGACTGGTCCTCGTTGAAGACGACGTCGAGCAGCCAGTGCAGTTGGTTCTCGATGCGCCAATGGCCGCGCACGGCCTCGGCCGCCGCCTGGGCGGCGAGCGGGGCGGAGGTGATGTAATAGCGCGTGTCGGTGCGGCAACGATCCTTCAGCTCGGTCTTGCTGACCACCCGAACGATGGCGGCGACGGCGGGCAGGCGGACTTCGCCGGGAAAACGCCGCGCGCCGCTCAACCAATCGACCTGGCGCGCGACCGTGACCGCGCGCTGCTCGATCCGGCCATGGCCCTTGTCGATATCGGCGGCGTGATCGAGCGTCTCCGGCGGTGCGCTGGTGAAGAAACTCTCGATCTCGTCGCGCAGGGTGGGCTGGTTGGCTTTGACCGCCAGCAGATAGTCGGCCCCGGCGTCGCGAACGGCCTGGGCGATGGTGGCGTTGCAGGCGATGGCGTCGATGGTGACGATCGCGCCCTTGAGCCCGCCCTCGGTCGCCAAGCGCTCCAGCAGAACCGGAATGGCCGCCAGTTCGCTGGCTTTGTCCTCGACGGCCTCCTGGCCGAGGACCAGGCGGCTGGTGGTGGCGAAGGCCGAGACCAAGTGCAAAGGGGCCTGTCCGAGGACGCGGTCATGGCTGCGTCGCGAGGTCTTGCCGTCGATGGCGACCAGTTCCGGCCGGTCGGGCCACGCCTCGCGCACCCAGGACAGGAAGCAGTCCTGGAACAGGCCGGACGGGATCCGGTTCATGAACACGGTCAGCCAGCGTCCGCTCGGCACCCCATGGTGATAGGGCTGGAAGCGCCGCAGAAAGTCGAGCCGCGCTTCACCCCAGGCGGCGATCGCCTCGTAATCCTCGCAATCCGCGATCGTCCCGCACACCGCCAGAAGCAGGATCTCCGGTAACGGATAGGCGACCCGCCAGGGAGCACGCGGGTCGTCGATCCGCGAAAAATGTTCCAGCAGCGCCTTCAGCCGCGATTTCTCACCAAAGCCGGCTTCGATCGAACTCATGGGAGGACCTTCCAAGACGAGAGCCTCCACCGAATCAGAAACTTCCCAATTCGTAAACCGCTGTTAACCCGACTTCGGAGCCCTGGAGGTCCGCCCACCACCCTACCGGCCGCGGCAATAGACATAGAGGCGCTCCTCCGCCCCCGGATCGATCGGCTGGCCGTTCAGATAGAGGCGGTCGCCGACGACGCTCAGCCACACCGCCGTGACATCGTTCGGCAGGAAGGGAACGGACGGCACGGGGATGCCCATCCGCCGGGCCAGATCGATCGACAGCGGCAGGTCGATCGGGATCGGCGGCTGCGTGCCGGCGGACCCCGGCAGGTCGGCCGGCGCCACCGGACGCCCCTTCACATCCACGCCCGGCTTGTATTCGACATCGGCGGCCGGAACATGCCGGGTCAGCCGCTGGCACAGCGACAGATCGACGACCTGCCGGTCACCGGCCGGACGCTCGCGAGGGGCGTCCGGTGCCAGCGGGATCGGACCGGGAAGCGGCGTCGCCGATTGCGCCGATGCCGGCGGCGCCATCACCACGGCGATCGCCACGGCCGTCCCGGAGAGGGACAGCACCGCCAGGCCGGCGCGCAGGGACTGACGGACCGTCACAGCGTGTGCCGTTCGGCCACCGGGGCCGCTTTGCGCATCGTTTTCCAGTAAAGCGACAGGTAGGGCATTCCTTTCTCCGCCTCCTCCTGGGTCCGCGCCGACTGGCGGATATATTTGCCGATGAAGGGCTTGTTCACATGCTCCAGGTCGATCGCGGCCTTCAGCACAAGGAATTCGCCGATCCTGTCCGGCAGATTATAGTGCCATTTCTGCAGACAGTCGGAGGTGACGCCGGGCTTCGCCTGTTCCTGTTCGGGCAGATAAAATTCCTGGTGGTGATACTGCGAGATTTCCTTCCACGCTTGCAGCACCCTGCCCGGCTTCACCCGCGGCAATGCCTTGAGCGTGCGGACATCGTCATGGAACAACGGCAGGAATCCCCGCCTTTCCCCCAGTTCGGTCAGCATGGTGTGAAGGCCGGCCATCACGCCGCCCTCGCTCCCCTCGCTGCGGCCGCCATCCGCCTTCTCCTCGCGCCGGCGACCGAACAGGGCGCTGAAGAAACCCTTCTTCGGCTTGGCATGGTTCCCGCCGCCGCCGTCCTGTCCCACCTTGCGCTCATCCCACAGCGAGTCCCAGGCGAATTCCCAGGCGGTGAAGATGGCGTTGGAGCGGTCGTCAAGCACGGTCAACAGATATTCACGCCCCTCCCGCGCCCAATCGACGTCGCCGATGATGGCGCGCACCGGACGGCGGCTCAGCACCACCGGCAAAATGCCAACGCGCACCAACTCCTGGTAGAATTCGACGAAGGACGGGGTCTGAATAAAGGGCAGGATCGAGCATGGCTGCTGCTCCGGCGCCAGCAACTCCATGCTTTTCCGTGTCCGCTCCAGCAGTTCGGTCGACAGAACCGCGGCGAACTGATCGAATCGTTCGTTTTCATTCGCGGCCATCGGAGCCTCGACCGTCTTCCTTTCCTGCCGCCCGTCTAAACGGGCGAAAGCCACGCTGAAAAACCAGCAAAACCGGAAGGCCCCCGGGACGGCATGGGTCCCAGTGGCGATTTCATAACCGGGCTGACAGCCCCAATCAGAGGAATCATGATATAGGAGCTAAGCGAGGCAACGCTACCAAGTAAACCGTTAACGTTTTCTGGAGCGGTCGCGGAAATTTTCTGTCCGCGCCACCGGACGCCTGCCGGAAAAAAGAAAGGCCGCGCGGCACGAAGCGGCGCGGCCTGTCGAGTTTAGGGAGGAATCGCCACCAGGCGTCGGAAAGGGAGGAATATCCTCCCTCGTCACACAGAAAGAGTGGACCCGGACCACGGCGATGGCAAGCCCAAAACAGAGGCAGAAGCCCTTCATGCCCAAAGTTTTTGCAATTTTGCCTAGGCTTTCAGCGATTGCCTTCATTCTGACCGGTATTTTGCCTAATCTACGATCAGATGCCCCCGATAACCGGCATCCGCAGCGATCCTCCATGGCGGACTCTGGGCCAGTACGGCGGCCTGGATCGGGCAATCGGCCTGATGGGCGCCCGGCAGATAGCCCAGGCTCATCAGGAATTCGCCGACGATCTCGCCGCCGGTGAAGCGGAAGGTTCGGCCGAACAGCTTGACCCATTCCGCCTTGGTCAACGGGTGATGGGCGCGCAGCCAAGCGTCGAACGACCCGTGGCTTTCGCGCAGCGCCACGATTCGGCGGGCATTCTCGATCACCGCATCGACCTTCAGGCGGTTGCGGATTATCCCCGCATCGGCCAGCAGCCGTGCCCGCTCCGTCTCGCCATAGGCGGCGACGCGGTCGATGTCGAAATTATCGAAGGCGGCGCGGAAGGCCTCGCGCTTCTTCAGGATGGTCAGCCAGGACAAGCCGGCCTGGTTGATCTCCAGCACCAGGCGCTCGAACAGCACCCGGTCGTCGTTGCTGGGAAAGCCGTACTCGCCGTCATGGTACGGACCATGATGGGGATGGCCGGGCGCGGCCGCGCAATAGGTCAGACTCACCCGATCCTCTCCCTTGTTTCCTGGTCGGTGGTTCGCTCAGAACATGTCGCGCGCCATGTCGCGGAACGAGACGAGTCCCGACCGTTCGACACCGAAGATCACCAGCCACACCAGGAAGGCGACCAGCGTCGTGATCATGAACTTGCGCAGAATGCGCGGTTCGACCGGCGCGGAGGAGGCCATGCCGGGTTCCGGCGTCTCGGGCGTCCGTACCCCCCAGGGCAGCACCGCGAACAGCACCACCCACCACACGACGATGTAGACGAAGGCCCCGGTCACCCAATTGTCCATCCCGCCCTCCGCGCGTCACCCTGCCGAGGCCGGATCAGGCCTGTTCCAGCTCCACCAGCGTCCCGCAGAAATCCTTCGGATGCAGGAACAGCACCGGCTTGTCATGGGCGCCGATCTTGGGCTCGCCATCGCCCAGCACGCGGGCCCCCTGCGCCTTCAGCCGGTCGCGGGCGGCCAGGATGTCGTCGACCTCGTAACAGATGTGGTGGATGCCGCCGGACGGGTTCTTTTCCAGGAAACCGGCGACGGGCGACGTCTCGCCGAAGGGATGCAGCAGCTCGATCTTGGTGTTGGGCAGGGTGACGAAGACCACGGTGACGCCGTGCGGCGGCAGATCCACCGGCTGCGACACCGCCGCTCCGAGGGTATCGCGGTAGAGCGCGGTCGCCGCCGGCAGGTCCGGAACGACGATGGCGACATGGTTGAGCTTCCCGATCATGCGTGTCCTCTCTCGCTCTTTGCTCGGCCCTTCAACGGGCTCTGATATGACCCTTATACACCGCTTTCCCCCAGGCGCGGCTTTCCTCAGACGCGGACCAGATGAACCTCCGTCACCGGCTTCTTGCCATGGGACGCGTTGAAGCAGCGGCGGACGGCGATCCGCGCCGCCTCCTTGACCTGGGCATCGTCGGCGCGCGCCGATTTCGGCAGCATCGCCACCGATTCCCGCACCGCATCGACGACGTCCAGCAGCAGGTCGCGGTCGGTCGCCTCGTCGACCAGCCCCATCACCGCCAGCTGGGGCGCGGTGAGCAGCTCGCCCGTCGCGGTCATCACCAGCGTCACCACGGCGGCGCCATTGTTCACCATGCGGTTGCGCGCCCGCATCATGCCGGTGTCGAGCGGCACCAGCCGCTTGCCGTCGACCGCCATGCGGCCGGCCCGCACGGTCGCCACCACCCGGGCCCCCTCCGGCCCGTCGAGCCGCAGCAGCTCGCCATTGGCCGGCACGATGCTGTGGGCGACCTGGCAATCCTCCGCCAGGGCGGCATGGGCCTGCTGGTGGCGCTGCTCGCCATGGACCGGGACGGCGATGCGCGGCCGCACCCACTGGTACATGCGCACCAGCTCGTCACGCGCCGGATGGCCGGAGACATGGACCGCCGCCTCGTCCGCCGTCACCAGCTCGACCCCCTGGGCGACCAGCTGGTTCTGCATGCGGCCGATGGCGCGCTCGTTGCCGGGAATCTCGCGCGAGGAGAAGATCACGACGTCGCCGCGCGACAGCGTCACCTGCGGATGGTCGTTGGCGGCGATGCGGGCGAGGGCCGATCGCGGCTCCCCCTGGCTGCCGGTGCAGATCAGCACCAGCTTCTCCCGCGGCAGATAGCTGGCGTCATGCTCCGACAGGAATTTCGGCACATCCGCCAAATAGCCGGTCGCCCGCGCCGCCTCATTGATGCGCCACAGCGAGCGGCCGACCAGGGCGACATGGCGGTCATGGGCGGCGGCGGCGGCGGCGATGCTCTCCAGCCGCGCCACATTGGTGGCGAAGCAGCTGACGGCGATGCGGCGGTCGCGGTAACGCCCGAACAACTCCATCAGGGTGGCGCGGACGGTCGCCTCCGACCCGGCGGCCCCCGGCACCAGGGCGTTGGTGCTGTCGCCGACCAGCGCCAGCACCCCCTCGTCGCCGATGGCGCGCAGCCGCGCCTCGTCGGCCGTCTCGCCGACCAGCGGATCGGGGTCCAGCTTCCAGTCGCCGGTGTGCAGCACCGTGCCGGCCGACGTGCGGATGGCGAGCGCGTTCGGCTCCGGGATCGAATGCGTCATGGTGACATATTCGACGGAGAAGGGACCGACCTCCACCGTGCCGCCCAGCGGGATCTCGTGGATCGGCACCGTGCTGCTCAAGCCCTTCTCATGCAGCTTGGCGCGCAGGAAGGCGGCGGTGAAGGGCGTGCAATAGACCGGACAGCGCAGCTCCGGCCACAGATACTGCACGGCGCCCAGATGGTCCTCATGGGCGTGGGTCAGCACCAGCCCGACCAGATCCGCCCGCCGTTCGGCGATGAAGGCCGGGTCCGGCATGATGACGTCCAGGCCGGGCATGGTGTCGTCGGCGAAGGAGATGCCGAGATCCACCATCAGCCATTTGCCGCGGTGGCCATAGAGGTTGAGGTTCATCCCGATCTCGCCGGAACCGCCGAGCGGGAGGAAATACAGCGCATCCTCCTCCGGAACGAAGCTGTCCGCCGGGGCTTCGGACATTCCGGCGGCTGTCTTGGAGGATTGTGTCATTGGACCGTGTTGCGCTTGTGGATCAGGAGAAGACCGCGGAGCGTCAGCTCGTTGTCGGTGTGTTCGATCACATGGGTCGCCTTGGCGAAAAGAACAGCCAACCCACCGGTGGCGACCACCCGCATCGGTTCGCCGTATTCCGCCCGGATACGGGCGACCAGCCCTTCGATCAGGCCGACATAGCCCCAGAAGATGCCGGACTGCATACAGGCGATGGTGTTGCGGCCGATCACCTCGGCGGGCTGCTGGATTTCGACGCGCGGCAGCTTTGAGGCCGCCATCTGCAACGCCTCCAGCGACAGGTTCAGCCCCGGCGCGATGACGCCGCCGCGGTAATTGCCCTCGGCGTCGACCACGTCGAAGGTGGTCGCCGTGCCGAAATCGATGACGATCAGCGGGGTCTTGTAGGTCGCGGCGGCGGCCACCGTGTTGACCAGACGGTCGGCCCCCACCTCCTCCGGCCGGTCGACCAGCGCCTTGGCGCCGAGTTCCACGCCGGGCTGGCCGACGATCACCGGCTCGCAGCCGAAATGATCCTTGCTCAGCCGCTTCAGGTTGAAAGTCGCGCCGGGCACCACGCTGGCGATGATGGCGCCATGGATGTCCACCGGCTTCAGCCCCTTCAACGCCATCAGATGCGTCAGCCACACCATGTATTCGTCGGAGGTGCGCTTGGGGTCGGTCGCCGTGCGCCAGATGCCGCGCTGGCGGTCGCCGTCATAGATGGCGAACACCACATTCGTGTTTCCGGCGTCGATGGCGAGCAGCATGGGCGGGATCCTGACGGCGATGGATGGTCAAACTCTACTTGCGGAGGGCGGGGCGAAGAACACGTCGCCGGCGGCGATCCGCTGGCGCGGCCCCCCGTCCGTTGGA from Azospirillum sp. B510 includes:
- a CDS encoding ISAs1-like element ISAzs5 family transposase, with the translated sequence MSSIEAGFGEKSRLKALLEHFSRIDDPRAPWRVAYPLPEILLLAVCGTIADCEDYEAIAAWGEARLDFLRRFQPYHHGVPSGRWLTVFMNRIPSGLFQDCFLSWVREAWPDRPELVAIDGKTSRRSHDRVLGQAPLHLVSAFATTSRLVLGQEAVEDKASELAAIPVLLERLATEGGLKGAIVTIDAIACNATIAQAVRDAGADYLLAVKANQPTLRDEIESFFTSAPPETLDHAADIDKGHGRIEQRAVTVARQVDWLSGARRFPGEVRLPAVAAIVRVVSKTELKDRCRTDTRYYITSAPLAAQAAAEAVRGHWRIENQLHWLLDVVFNEDQSRLRKGHGALNMAVVRHFAINLVRKAAEPARPRSGLRRATKKPAATPRPTSIKLRRKLAGWDTDYLNAILDVNIR
- a CDS encoding DNA-3-methyladenine glycosylase I; this encodes MSLTYCAAAPGHPHHGPYHDGEYGFPSNDDRVLFERLVLEINQAGLSWLTILKKREAFRAAFDNFDIDRVAAYGETERARLLADAGIIRNRLKVDAVIENARRIVALRESHGSFDAWLRAHHPLTKAEWVKLFGRTFRFTGGEIVGEFLMSLGYLPGAHQADCPIQAAVLAQSPPWRIAADAGYRGHLIVD
- a CDS encoding DUF1467 family protein, with amino-acid sequence MDNWVTGAFVYIVVWWVVLFAVLPWGVRTPETPEPGMASSAPVEPRILRKFMITTLVAFLVWLVIFGVERSGLVSFRDMARDMF
- the mce gene encoding methylmalonyl-CoA epimerase; protein product: MIGKLNHVAIVVPDLPAATALYRDTLGAAVSQPVDLPPHGVTVVFVTLPNTKIELLHPFGETSPVAGFLEKNPSGGIHHICYEVDDILAARDRLKAQGARVLGDGEPKIGAHDKPVLFLHPKDFCGTLVELEQA
- a CDS encoding ribonuclease J, translating into MSEAPADSFVPEEDALYFLPLGGSGEIGMNLNLYGHRGKWLMVDLGISFADDTMPGLDVIMPDPAFIAERRADLVGLVLTHAHEDHLGAVQYLWPELRCPVYCTPFTAAFLRAKLHEKGLSSTVPIHEIPLGGTVEVGPFSVEYVTMTHSIPEPNALAIRTSAGTVLHTGDWKLDPDPLVGETADEARLRAIGDEGVLALVGDSTNALVPGAAGSEATVRATLMELFGRYRDRRIAVSCFATNVARLESIAAAAAAHDRHVALVGRSLWRINEAARATGYLADVPKFLSEHDASYLPREKLVLICTGSQGEPRSALARIAANDHPQVTLSRGDVVIFSSREIPGNERAIGRMQNQLVAQGVELVTADEAAVHVSGHPARDELVRMYQWVRPRIAVPVHGEQRHQQAHAALAEDCQVAHSIVPANGELLRLDGPEGARVVATVRAGRMAVDGKRLVPLDTGMMRARNRMVNNGAAVVTLVMTATGELLTAPQLAVMGLVDEATDRDLLLDVVDAVRESVAMLPKSARADDAQVKEAARIAVRRCFNASHGKKPVTEVHLVRV
- a CDS encoding type III pantothenate kinase, whose protein sequence is MLLAIDAGNTNVVFAIYDGDRQRGIWRTATDPKRTSDEYMVWLTHLMALKGLKPVDIHGAIIASVVPGATFNLKRLSKDHFGCEPVIVGQPGVELGAKALVDRPEEVGADRLVNTVAAAATYKTPLIVIDFGTATTFDVVDAEGNYRGGVIAPGLNLSLEALQMAASKLPRVEIQQPAEVIGRNTIACMQSGIFWGYVGLIEGLVARIRAEYGEPMRVVATGGLAVLFAKATHVIEHTDNELTLRGLLLIHKRNTVQ